The region AGGGACTTTTGAGACTTATACTGTGGCGTAGTCAGGCGTGCGATGATGATCCCGACAACAACGCCAACTAGCAGGCCTACAATAGCATATATCCAAGGCATAACAGCTCCTTATTGTTGTTATTTAACATGTTTTTCACCAATTGGTTACACATGCCCTAGTCACATGTTACTATGAGTTCATGGTTGGGATAAAGCAAAAAGCATGTGCGCTGTGCGTCAGTTTTTTCTCTTTAAAGATAGTAGACAGCAATGACTCCAAAGCAACGTTACGAACAAGATTTAGCAAAGTCAGATTTTCAAAGGGATTCAGCGCAGGCGATGGCTGTCGACGCTTTGGATCGCTTATATCATCAATTAGTCGAATACGACCAATTACCCGAAGTAAAACCTACTTTTTGGCAGAAAATGACTCGCCAAAAAGTATTGCCAGTGAAACCACCGAAAGGACTCTATTTTTGGGGCGGCGTTGGCCGGGGTAAAACCTATTTAATGGATACCTTTTTCGATGCATTACCAATTAAAAAGAAAATGCGTATTCACTTTCACCGTTTTATGCTGCGTGTCCATCATGAACTGTCTCAACTAAGTGATGTGAGTGATCCTCTCGAAAAGGTCGCTGATACTCTGGCTAAAGAAACGACTATCATCTGTTTTGATGAGTTTTTTGTCTCTGACATTACCGATGCGATGATATTGGGTACTCTTTTCCAAGAGCTTTTCTATCGTAATGTCGTTTTAGTGGCAACATCGAATATTCCACCCAAAGAGCTCTACCGTAATGGTCTGCAGCGAGCTCGGTTTTTACCCGCCATCGCCCTGATTGAAGCCAATTGCCATATTCTCAATGTTGATAGTGGTGTTGATTATCGGCTACGTACACTTGAGCAGGCAGAAATCTATCACTTCCCATTAGACATCCATGCCCAGCAAAATCTTGAACGTTATTATCAGCAATTAACGGGAACAGGGCAGTCACATCAGCAGACGATTTCTATCAATCATCGCGATGTAGCGGTGATCAATTCGTGTGATGGCGTGTTGTACGCCAGCTTCGCACAGCTGTGTCAAACTGCTCGTAGCCAAAATGATTATATCGAGCTCTCTCGTTTGTATCATACTGTTTTCCTTAGTGAAGTGAAGCAGATGGGGGCGACCATTGATGATGCAGCACGTCGTTTTATCGCATTAGTGGATGAATTTTATGAGCGACACGTCAAGTTGATAGTGTCTGCGGAAGTGGCGTTAGAGTCGCTTTATACTCATGGTCAATTAGAGTTTGAATTCGCTCGTTGTCAGTCTCGTTTGATTGAGATGCAAAGTAGAGAATATTTGGCAAGAGAGCATTTAGTTTAGGCAGAAACGACGCTTTGCTGTATGATGCCCGCCGCACTTGCTTTTTCGCATGGTGAGAAGTGGTTTTTTATCAAAAAAACGGGAAATTTTTATCAAAAAAAAGGTGATTTTTTCTTCGCTCTTCTCTATAATCCTGCGACCCACCGTTACTGCAGGTCTTTTTAGGCCGAGAGTGCCATCCACTCGAAGGGGTGATGACTGGGCTCTTAGACAGTGGGAGCAAATGCTCCTTTAAGTGTAAATTTGAATTTAACGGGTAATTATTAGCATGAAAACTTTCGTTGCTAAACCAGAAACTGTAAAACGCGACTGGTACGTTGTAGACGCTGAAGGTAAAACTCTTGGCCGTCTAGCAAGTGAAATTGCATCTCGCCTACGTGGCAAACACAAAGCTGAATACACTCCTCACGCTGACGCTGGTGACTACATCATCGTTATCAACGCTGAGAAAGTGACTGTGACTGGTAACAAAGCTAAAAACAAAGTTTACTACCGTCACTCTGAATTCCCAGGTGGTATTAAATCAATCACTTTTGAAAAATTGATTGACCGTAAACCAGAAATGGCGATTGAAACAGCAGTTAAAGG is a window of Vibrio porteresiae DSM 19223 DNA encoding:
- the rplM gene encoding 50S ribosomal protein L13; its protein translation is MKTFVAKPETVKRDWYVVDAEGKTLGRLASEIASRLRGKHKAEYTPHADAGDYIIVINAEKVTVTGNKAKNKVYYRHSEFPGGIKSITFEKLIDRKPEMAIETAVKGMLPKGPLGRAMYRKLKVYAGAEHNHAAQQPKVLDI
- the zapE gene encoding cell division protein ZapE, with the protein product MTPKQRYEQDLAKSDFQRDSAQAMAVDALDRLYHQLVEYDQLPEVKPTFWQKMTRQKVLPVKPPKGLYFWGGVGRGKTYLMDTFFDALPIKKKMRIHFHRFMLRVHHELSQLSDVSDPLEKVADTLAKETTIICFDEFFVSDITDAMILGTLFQELFYRNVVLVATSNIPPKELYRNGLQRARFLPAIALIEANCHILNVDSGVDYRLRTLEQAEIYHFPLDIHAQQNLERYYQQLTGTGQSHQQTISINHRDVAVINSCDGVLYASFAQLCQTARSQNDYIELSRLYHTVFLSEVKQMGATIDDAARRFIALVDEFYERHVKLIVSAEVALESLYTHGQLEFEFARCQSRLIEMQSREYLAREHLV